In Fusarium oxysporum f. sp. lycopersici 4287 chromosome 2, whole genome shotgun sequence, a genomic segment contains:
- a CDS encoding L-asparaginase (At least one base has a quality score < 10): protein MTESGPSLVLSDVLRGTLADCFPTPVTYTPLETRGERVSTTRSIGGSGTGNGDSFLRTNALRTLTAMARWKPESGSKAVTHIAGPGGELQRSAGDRWRRTGEGEGGIIGIESVVVRDSHGQVIETRSEILMDFNCGGMFRAWIDDEGNPQMSIFSNEPSDDL, encoded by the coding sequence ATGACCGAGTCGGGCCCCTCACTGGTGCTCAGCGATGTTCTGAGAGGAACATTGGCAGACTGCTTTCCGACTCCTGTAACGTATACTCCCCTCGAGACCAGGGGTGAACGAGTCTCAACCACGAGGTCCATTGGTGGCTCTGGAACTGGCAACGGCGATTCCTTTCTGAGGACAAATGCGCTACGAACCCTTACAGCTATGGCGAGGTGGAAACCAGAGTCAGGTTCCAAGGCTGTGACCCATATTGCAGGCCCAGGCGGAGAGCTGCAAAGAAGTGCGGGCGATAGATGGCGCCGGACAGGTGAGGGTGAAGGCGGCATCATTGGCATCGAGAGTGTTGTCGTTCGTGATTCGCATGGTCAAGTCATTGAGACTCGGTCTGAAATCCTAATGGATTTCAACTGTGGAGGTATGTTTCGAGCCTGGATTGATGACGAGGGAAACCCCCAAATGAGTATCTTTAGCAATGAGCCGTCGGACGACCTATAG